From one Flavobacteriales bacterium genomic stretch:
- a CDS encoding nitroreductase family protein — MTDSKDGFIPYGPLNFPEAEMHQRSTDFYQFMNKRRSLRTFSDKPVPREVIENLIRTASTAPSGAHMQPWTFCAVSSADIKSKIREAAEKEEYENYHGRMSERWLKDLEPFGTDHIKPFLEIAPWLIIVMKRSYELVDSEKKNNYYATESVGLASGFLLAAIHNAGLVALTHTPSPMNFLSKVLNRPENEKPFLLIPVGYAAKGAEVPDLERKTLEEVAVFY; from the coding sequence ATGACAGATTCGAAAGACGGCTTCATTCCTTACGGGCCACTTAATTTCCCCGAAGCAGAAATGCATCAACGGTCGACAGATTTTTACCAATTCATGAATAAGCGCAGATCCTTGCGGACGTTCTCGGACAAACCTGTTCCGAGAGAAGTGATTGAGAATCTGATTCGAACTGCTTCAACAGCGCCATCAGGTGCGCACATGCAGCCATGGACTTTCTGTGCAGTGAGTTCTGCAGACATTAAATCGAAAATTCGCGAAGCCGCAGAAAAAGAAGAGTATGAGAATTACCACGGACGAATGAGTGAGCGTTGGCTCAAAGACCTGGAACCTTTCGGCACCGACCACATCAAGCCATTTCTGGAAATCGCTCCATGGCTCATTATAGTGATGAAACGCTCTTATGAATTGGTCGATAGCGAAAAGAAGAATAACTATTACGCAACTGAAAGTGTCGGTTTGGCAAGTGGTTTTCTCTTAGCAGCCATTCATAATGCTGGTTTGGTGGCTTTGACGCACACTCCGAGCCCGATGAATTTTCTTTCGAAAGTTTTAAATCGTCCTGAGAACGAAAAACCGTTTCTGTTGATTCCTGTGGGATATGCTGCTAAAGGTGCTGAAGTGCCTGATCTGGAACGAAAAACGTTGGAGGAAGTAGCGGTGTTTTACTAA
- a CDS encoding cystathionine gamma-synthase: MKFGTKAVHAGVEPDPTTGAIMTPIYQTSTYVQAAPGDHKGYEYSRTGNPTRNALEKAIAELENGSYGACFGSGMAAIDCVIKMLKPGDEVISTNDLYGGTYRLFTKIYEGFGIKFHFVPMGDLESVKAKVNANTKLIWVETPTNPMMNIIDIEAMSKIAKAAGALLAVDNTFATPALQQPLDLGADIVMHSVTKYLGGHSDVVMGALVVKDKALSERMYFIQNSSGAVCGPMDSFLVLRGLKTLSIRMKQHCINGKEIAHWLKDHPKVDKVYWPGFESHPNHEVAKKQMSGFGGMVSFTLKENTIAAATKVLSNTHLFALAESLGGVESLLGHPASMTHASIPKEEREKTGVVDSLIRLSIGIEDPEDLIADLKAALG, translated from the coding sequence ATGAAATTCGGAACCAAAGCAGTACACGCTGGTGTAGAGCCAGATCCAACAACGGGAGCCATCATGACTCCGATCTATCAGACATCAACCTACGTGCAAGCGGCACCTGGCGATCACAAAGGATACGAGTATTCTCGAACTGGAAATCCAACACGAAATGCGTTGGAAAAAGCCATTGCCGAGTTGGAAAATGGAAGCTACGGTGCTTGTTTTGGTAGTGGAATGGCTGCTATTGACTGCGTTATAAAAATGCTGAAACCGGGCGATGAGGTAATCAGTACGAACGATCTATATGGCGGAACCTACCGTCTGTTCACGAAGATCTATGAAGGATTCGGTATCAAATTCCATTTTGTACCGATGGGCGATTTGGAATCCGTGAAAGCCAAGGTGAATGCCAATACCAAACTCATTTGGGTAGAAACACCAACCAATCCGATGATGAACATCATTGATATTGAAGCAATGTCTAAGATCGCGAAAGCGGCCGGAGCTCTTTTGGCGGTCGATAATACATTTGCCACTCCAGCACTTCAGCAACCGCTTGATCTTGGTGCCGATATCGTGATGCATTCGGTAACGAAATACTTGGGTGGTCATTCAGATGTGGTGATGGGCGCCTTGGTTGTGAAAGACAAAGCTCTTTCAGAACGGATGTATTTCATTCAGAATAGCAGCGGAGCCGTTTGCGGACCGATGGATAGCTTCTTGGTGCTACGCGGATTGAAAACGCTTTCTATAAGGATGAAACAGCATTGTATCAACGGAAAAGAAATTGCCCATTGGCTGAAGGATCATCCAAAAGTGGACAAAGTCTATTGGCCAGGTTTTGAATCTCATCCGAATCACGAAGTGGCCAAAAAGCAGATGAGCGGTTTTGGTGGAATGGTTTCTTTCACATTGAAGGAAAACACCATCGCGGCAGCAACCAAAGTGCTTTCGAACACGCATCTTTTTGCCTTGGCAGAAAGTCTGGGCGGAGTGGAATCGCTTCTAGGTCACCCGGCCAGCATGACGCATGCTTCCATCCCGAAAGAAGAAAGAGAGAAGACGGGTGTTGTAGACTCGCTTATCCGTTTGAGCATAGGAATAGAAGATCCCGAAGACCTGATAGCCGACCTAAAAGCTGCATTAGGGTAA
- a CDS encoding T9SS type A sorting domain-containing protein: protein MKNFPLIFAAVLLSIVSTQAQNAHCGFDAQFEKMLEQDPAGLQRILEFQDQATDIARQNAEYEGERGGPRIIPTVFHVIHQGGNENISYEQIEDQMRILNEDYSRLNADAVNTRPEFQGVAANPNVEFRLAKLDPQGNCTDGVVRVWSSLTYNASDDNGVKGVSYWPSTKYFNVWVVASIAGDGTSGGITLGYAQFPGFGSANTDGVVVRGDFIGSIGTAANNTNVGRTLTHEAGHWLGLFHTFQGGCAGGFFDDGCDDTPPTAEANYGCPLTRNSCTNDSPDIIDQVENYMDYSNGTCQNMFSLDQKARMDGVLSGTRAQLISSNNLNSTGVLLSETPCAPKADFFALQRLTCTDEPIVLSDASFNGTVDTYSWSMPGGTPSTSSSANPSVSFASPGVYSITLTVSNAEGTDSHTQTDYVTVIPGSAQITSYFSFEGFEEDQEDYLVFSDGVGSTWQETNTAFTDNKSIYLNNYSTNPSGSTDEFQLPSVDMTQMNDPDLYFRLAYKQRSGGESDNLRVYVSKDCGQNWALRYNKSGASLSTVSGTQSSAYTPSSSADWELVNVNLGSYANEENLLVKFRGVSEKGNNIYIDDIQISGPLGVNDQQADFEFTVSPNPLVDNAQINLEVANSGNYGITLMDVAGKIVATIHQGTLLSGAHRFTLDRSMVQSAGIYLLQIQGTAGRTVKKLVVE from the coding sequence ATGAAGAATTTTCCCTTGATTTTTGCAGCCGTGCTGCTTTCAATAGTTTCAACACAGGCTCAAAACGCACATTGCGGTTTTGATGCTCAGTTTGAAAAGATGCTTGAGCAAGACCCCGCTGGTCTACAGAGGATTTTAGAGTTTCAGGATCAAGCCACTGATATTGCCCGTCAGAATGCCGAATATGAAGGAGAACGAGGCGGGCCACGCATCATCCCAACGGTGTTCCATGTCATTCATCAAGGTGGAAATGAGAACATCAGCTACGAGCAGATTGAGGATCAAATGCGCATTCTGAATGAGGACTACAGCAGGTTAAATGCCGATGCTGTGAATACTCGTCCTGAGTTTCAGGGTGTGGCTGCAAATCCGAATGTTGAATTCCGTTTGGCCAAATTGGATCCACAAGGAAATTGTACTGATGGTGTGGTTCGCGTATGGTCGTCATTGACCTATAACGCTTCTGACGACAATGGTGTTAAAGGTGTGAGCTATTGGCCAAGCACGAAGTATTTCAATGTATGGGTTGTGGCTTCAATTGCTGGAGATGGTACCAGTGGTGGGATCACCTTAGGCTATGCTCAGTTCCCAGGATTTGGAAGTGCCAACACGGACGGAGTTGTGGTGCGTGGAGATTTTATTGGAAGCATTGGTACTGCTGCGAACAACACGAATGTGGGTCGCACCTTGACACATGAAGCAGGTCATTGGCTCGGTTTGTTCCATACGTTTCAAGGTGGTTGCGCTGGCGGATTCTTTGATGATGGTTGCGATGACACTCCTCCAACTGCCGAGGCAAATTACGGCTGCCCGCTTACGCGAAACAGCTGTACAAACGACAGTCCAGATATAATTGATCAAGTAGAGAATTACATGGATTATTCAAATGGAACGTGTCAGAACATGTTCAGTCTTGATCAGAAAGCAAGAATGGATGGCGTCCTTTCCGGAACGCGTGCACAGCTGATTTCCAGCAATAACTTGAACAGTACGGGAGTTTTACTTAGCGAGACTCCATGTGCTCCAAAGGCAGATTTCTTTGCGCTGCAACGACTAACCTGCACAGACGAGCCCATAGTGCTATCTGATGCCAGTTTCAACGGCACCGTAGATACTTACAGCTGGAGCATGCCAGGTGGCACTCCAAGTACTTCAAGTAGCGCCAATCCATCGGTTTCCTTCGCTTCTCCAGGCGTTTATTCTATTACACTAACGGTGAGCAATGCCGAAGGAACTGATAGCCATACACAAACAGATTACGTAACGGTTATTCCGGGGTCGGCTCAGATCACAAGCTATTTCAGTTTTGAAGGATTTGAGGAAGATCAGGAAGATTACCTCGTTTTTTCTGATGGCGTGGGATCAACATGGCAAGAGACGAATACGGCCTTTACAGACAACAAAAGCATCTACCTGAATAATTACAGCACAAATCCATCAGGAAGCACGGATGAATTCCAACTTCCGTCTGTGGATATGACCCAAATGAATGATCCGGACCTTTATTTCCGATTAGCCTACAAACAGCGTTCGGGTGGAGAATCAGACAACCTTCGAGTGTATGTTTCTAAAGATTGTGGGCAGAATTGGGCGCTGCGCTACAACAAAAGTGGGGCATCGCTATCAACGGTAAGCGGTACTCAAAGCTCTGCTTATACGCCAAGTTCAAGTGCAGATTGGGAGCTGGTGAACGTGAATCTGGGAAGTTATGCCAATGAAGAGAATCTATTGGTGAAATTCAGAGGAGTGAGCGAGAAAGGAAATAACATTTACATCGATGACATTCAAATTTCCGGGCCACTTGGTGTAAACGACCAGCAGGCCGATTTTGAGTTTACTGTGAGTCCAAATCCGTTGGTAGATAATGCGCAGATCAATTTGGAAGTGGCAAATTCTGGGAATTACGGAATCACGTTGATGGACGTGGCCGGGAAAATAGTAGCGACAATTCATCAAGGAACACTCTTGAGCGGAGCGCACCGATTCACATTAGACCGTTCCATGGTACAGAGCGCTGGAATCTACTTGCTGCAAATTCAAGGAACTGCAGGAAGAACGGTCAAAAAACTGGTTGTGGAGTAA